In one Mycobacteroides chelonae genomic region, the following are encoded:
- a CDS encoding FecCD family ABC transporter permease: MLAAQHGRPVFLAAVGGLAALLLLSVTALAFGTADVPWRDCLHFLWAGATGGSVPATDAANYRIVVESRLPRVILAILVGAGLAVVGVLVQAMVRNALADPYVLGISSGASVGATAVVVYGVLGTLGVYALSLSASLGALAATALVYQIARTPQGLIPLRLVLVGTAVGYGLSAVTTVLVFLAPNGEAARSVMFWLLGSLGASSWDKVPVALAATVIGFLCVAGLARQLNALAMGDEVSASLGLHAGRFRVSLFVLSAAMTGCFVSICGAIGFVGLVIPHAARLLVGADHRRVLIVAPVLGACFLVAADLIARTAIPPQELPLGAITAAVGVPVFVGLMRRRAMSAGAVG; the protein is encoded by the coding sequence ATGCTCGCAGCACAGCACGGACGGCCGGTGTTCCTGGCAGCGGTCGGCGGTCTGGCAGCACTACTGCTGCTGTCGGTGACGGCACTCGCCTTCGGCACCGCCGACGTGCCATGGCGCGACTGTCTGCATTTCCTCTGGGCAGGCGCGACCGGCGGCTCGGTGCCGGCCACCGACGCGGCGAATTACCGCATCGTTGTCGAGTCCCGGCTGCCGCGGGTGATTCTCGCGATCCTCGTCGGTGCGGGGCTGGCGGTGGTGGGTGTGCTCGTACAGGCCATGGTCCGCAACGCACTTGCCGATCCGTACGTTCTGGGCATCTCCTCGGGCGCCTCGGTAGGCGCCACCGCGGTCGTGGTCTACGGGGTACTTGGCACCCTCGGGGTGTACGCACTCTCCCTTTCGGCCTCATTGGGGGCGCTTGCAGCAACCGCACTTGTCTACCAAATCGCCCGTACCCCACAAGGTCTGATACCTCTGCGGCTGGTGCTGGTGGGCACTGCGGTGGGGTACGGCCTGTCCGCGGTGACAACAGTGCTGGTGTTCTTGGCGCCGAACGGCGAAGCGGCGCGCAGTGTGATGTTCTGGCTGCTCGGCAGCTTGGGGGCGTCGTCATGGGACAAGGTGCCGGTGGCGCTGGCGGCGACCGTGATCGGCTTCCTATGCGTTGCGGGGCTCGCGCGCCAGCTCAACGCCCTCGCCATGGGTGACGAGGTGAGCGCGTCGCTGGGTTTACATGCCGGCCGCTTCAGGGTGTCACTGTTCGTGTTGTCCGCCGCCATGACGGGATGTTTTGTATCCATCTGCGGAGCAATCGGATTCGTGGGGCTGGTCATTCCACACGCGGCACGGCTGCTGGTCGGGGCGGACCATCGCCGGGTCCTGATCGTGGCTCCGGTGCTGGGCGCGTGCTTCCTTGTGGCCGCCGACCTCATCGCGCGGACCGCGATTCCGCCGCAAGAACTGCCCCTGGGCGCGATCACGGCCGCAGTCGGGGTGCCCGTCTTCGTCGGGTTGATGCGTCGCCGCGCGATGTCCGCGGGAGCGGTGGGCTGA
- a CDS encoding CbtB domain-containing protein produces MAHTTSASHPVAVSIPQAALWLSVTTLFGLLAYYFIGIDQGAVSIFGSDMHVHEFVHDARHLLGFPCH; encoded by the coding sequence ATGGCACACACAACGTCCGCCAGCCATCCGGTTGCGGTGTCGATTCCCCAGGCTGCGCTGTGGTTGAGCGTGACTACCCTCTTTGGGCTGCTCGCCTATTACTTCATCGGCATCGACCAGGGTGCGGTGTCGATCTTCGGTAGCGATATGCACGTTCATGAGTTCGTGCATGACGCCCGCCATCTGCTCGGTTTCCCCTGCCACTAG
- a CDS encoding CbtA family protein codes for MEKSIILRGLGFGALGGLLSFIFGWIFVEPVINRAISYEEGRGEAQAALDEAAGVHAHHEGAELFSRFAQANAGLALGVIGFGIAMGALFAVAYVVAIGRVGNLSPRAQALAVAGGLFLVLYVVPFLKFPANPPAASAEGTIKERTGYFVLMILVAAIALAVALWVGRKLSQRVDTWTATLAAAAVFVVLVGLVIAVTPGFVEAPQPLLDADGKIVYPGFPAHDLYLFRLYSFTTQAIMWATIGIGFATVIGRKPVNSEAAVTG; via the coding sequence ATGGAAAAGTCAATAATTTTGCGCGGCTTGGGCTTCGGCGCATTGGGTGGCTTGCTGTCCTTCATCTTCGGATGGATCTTCGTCGAGCCCGTCATCAACAGGGCCATCTCCTACGAGGAGGGCCGGGGTGAGGCGCAAGCCGCGCTCGATGAGGCGGCCGGCGTTCACGCCCATCATGAGGGCGCGGAACTGTTCAGCCGTTTCGCGCAGGCAAATGCGGGTTTGGCGCTCGGTGTCATCGGATTCGGAATCGCGATGGGCGCACTCTTCGCGGTGGCGTACGTGGTGGCGATCGGACGGGTCGGCAATCTCAGTCCGCGCGCACAGGCTCTGGCGGTCGCCGGTGGTCTGTTCCTGGTGCTGTATGTGGTGCCGTTCCTGAAGTTCCCGGCCAATCCGCCGGCAGCAAGCGCCGAGGGCACCATAAAGGAGCGCACCGGGTACTTCGTGCTGATGATTCTGGTCGCGGCGATCGCACTCGCGGTCGCGCTGTGGGTGGGCCGAAAGCTATCCCAGCGCGTGGACACCTGGACGGCCACGCTCGCGGCCGCCGCGGTGTTCGTCGTGCTGGTGGGGCTCGTCATCGCGGTCACGCCCGGATTTGTCGAGGCGCCGCAACCGCTGCTCGATGCGGACGGGAAGATCGTCTATCCGGGGTTCCCGGCGCATGACCTGTATCTGTTCCGGCTGTACTCGTTCACGACGCAGGCCATCATGTGGGCGACGATCGGTATCGGATTCGCCACGGTGATCGGGCGTAAGCCCGTCAACTCCGAGGCCGCCGTCACCGGCTAG
- a CDS encoding serine hydrolase, which produces MTRAVSVCTVAVVALSVGSTAGCGIKLRQVPHGDVDTSTPPGLRSQQLIDMLNSNWPIGKQGVATLAAANKVDDYTEIMTKLWVDRPYKVSSVDLAANSSTVHLIAPYGANVDIGLRTNDKGDVDRLVPYQQPPTIADWSDIDTALSASGGRYSYRASKIVNGQCEQIAGTNTSESMPLASVFKLYVLLATGTAINAGTLKWDDQLTVTDRGKALGSSMDKLPTGSTVSVRTAAQKMISVSDNMGTDMLINRLGRQAIEKALADGGHHDPASMTPFPTMHELFNIGWGIPDVRQQWKDATTPAQRGQMLAEADTHDYKLDPERTTTPASKFGIEWYGNAEDICRVHAALQKVAVGAAAPVRDILSAEPGIDLHSENWRYIAAKGGNLPGDLTFSWYAEDRHHQPYVVSFQLNWDRAFGPGAAGWVIGLAKGVFKKLG; this is translated from the coding sequence ATGACGCGCGCCGTTTCAGTGTGCACGGTGGCCGTGGTGGCCTTGTCGGTGGGCAGCACAGCGGGGTGTGGCATCAAACTGCGGCAGGTGCCGCACGGTGATGTCGATACAAGCACGCCTCCGGGCCTGCGCTCGCAACAGCTCATCGACATGCTGAATTCGAACTGGCCGATCGGCAAGCAAGGCGTGGCGACATTGGCCGCCGCCAATAAGGTCGATGACTACACCGAGATCATGACCAAGCTGTGGGTGGACCGGCCGTACAAGGTGAGCTCGGTGGATCTCGCCGCGAACAGCTCCACTGTCCACCTGATCGCTCCCTACGGCGCCAATGTGGACATCGGACTGCGCACTAATGACAAGGGAGATGTCGACAGGCTGGTCCCGTACCAGCAGCCCCCGACGATCGCCGACTGGTCCGATATCGACACCGCGCTGTCGGCATCCGGCGGCCGGTACTCCTACCGGGCCTCCAAGATCGTCAACGGACAGTGCGAGCAGATCGCCGGAACCAACACCTCCGAATCCATGCCGTTGGCTTCGGTTTTCAAGCTCTACGTACTGTTGGCCACCGGTACCGCGATCAACGCGGGCACCCTCAAGTGGGATGACCAACTCACCGTCACCGATCGCGGCAAGGCGCTCGGAAGCTCGATGGACAAGCTGCCGACGGGCTCAACCGTCTCGGTGCGCACCGCCGCTCAGAAAATGATCTCGGTGAGCGACAACATGGGCACCGACATGCTGATCAACCGCCTGGGTCGCCAGGCGATCGAAAAGGCCCTCGCAGACGGCGGGCACCATGACCCGGCATCGATGACCCCTTTCCCCACCATGCACGAGCTGTTCAACATCGGCTGGGGCATACCGGATGTCCGCCAGCAATGGAAGGACGCCACCACACCCGCACAGCGTGGTCAGATGCTCGCCGAGGCGGACACCCACGACTACAAGCTGGATCCGGAGCGGACCACCACGCCCGCATCGAAATTCGGCATCGAGTGGTACGGCAACGCCGAGGACATCTGCCGCGTGCACGCGGCACTGCAGAAGGTCGCCGTAGGTGCGGCCGCCCCGGTCCGCGACATTCTGTCCGCGGAACCCGGTATCGACCTACACAGCGAGAACTGGCGCTACATCGCTGCCAAGGGTGGCAATCTGCCCGGTGACCTGACGTTCAGCTGGTACGCCGAGGATCGCCACCATCAGCCGTATGTGGTGAGCTTCCAACTCAATTGGGACCGCGCATTCGGCCCTGGCGCGGCCGGGTGGGTGATCGGCCTGGCCAAGGGCGTCTTCAAGAAGCTGGGATGA
- the mhuD gene encoding mycobilin-forming heme oxygenase MhuD, with translation MSVVKINAIEIPEGAGPELEKRFAHRAGAVENQPGFLGFQLLRPVKGEDRYFVVTQWESEEAFQAWATGPAVEAHAGQQAKPVAKGAHLLEFEVVLDVTGAAAKA, from the coding sequence ATGTCCGTGGTGAAGATCAACGCAATCGAGATCCCCGAGGGTGCAGGTCCGGAGCTGGAAAAGCGGTTCGCTCACCGCGCCGGAGCAGTGGAGAACCAGCCAGGATTCCTGGGCTTTCAGCTGCTGCGCCCCGTGAAGGGCGAGGACCGCTACTTCGTGGTCACCCAGTGGGAATCCGAGGAGGCCTTCCAGGCCTGGGCCACCGGTCCGGCGGTCGAAGCACATGCCGGCCAGCAGGCCAAGCCCGTGGCTAAGGGCGCCCACCTGTTGGAGTTCGAGGTTGTGCTCGACGTGACCGGGGCCGCCGCCAAGGCGTGA
- a CDS encoding alpha/beta fold hydrolase: MDHDRLFDQGGLSRAAGVPSIVLVHGLMGRGSTWSRQLPWLRELGRVYTYDAPWHRGQDVIDAQPISTERYVEALAKAVRELDGPVLLVGHSMGGLHSWCLAAEYPELVSGLVVEDMAPDFVGGTTGPWEPWLYSWPEVFTSAADVTERFGPVAGQYFLEAFDRVPGGWRLHGPIDKWIATAAEWGVRDFWDQWRQVRCPSLLMEASATVAPPGQMTKMAEIGWKSTYVKVEGAGHLIHDDAPERYRSAVCEFIAAVAAG; this comes from the coding sequence ATGGACCACGACCGCCTGTTCGACCAAGGCGGTCTGTCGAGAGCTGCGGGGGTGCCGTCGATCGTGCTCGTGCACGGTCTGATGGGGCGGGGGAGCACCTGGTCGCGCCAGTTGCCCTGGCTGCGTGAGCTGGGTCGGGTGTACACCTATGACGCCCCGTGGCATCGAGGGCAAGACGTCATTGATGCCCAACCGATTTCGACCGAGCGTTATGTCGAGGCACTCGCGAAGGCGGTGCGCGAGCTGGACGGTCCGGTTCTGCTCGTTGGGCACTCCATGGGTGGGTTGCATTCGTGGTGCCTGGCCGCGGAGTATCCGGAGCTGGTGTCGGGGTTGGTCGTGGAGGACATGGCTCCGGATTTCGTCGGCGGTACCACGGGGCCATGGGAACCCTGGCTGTACTCCTGGCCGGAAGTCTTCACATCAGCCGCCGACGTCACCGAAAGGTTCGGACCCGTTGCGGGACAGTATTTCCTGGAGGCATTTGACCGGGTGCCCGGCGGCTGGCGCTTGCACGGCCCCATTGACAAATGGATAGCTACGGCTGCGGAATGGGGAGTGCGCGACTTCTGGGATCAGTGGCGGCAGGTGCGTTGTCCGTCGCTACTGATGGAGGCGTCGGCGACCGTGGCGCCACCCGGACAGATGACCAAGATGGCCGAAATAGGTTGGAAATCAACCTATGTGAAGGTTGAGGGGGCCGGGCATCTGATTCACGACGACGCGCCAGAGCGCTATCGGTCGGCGGTGTGCGAGTTCATCGCAGCAGTCGCGGCCGGGTAA